The nucleotide window TAGTTCCACTCAGAAGATCAATTCACCAGTTATTGGGTTATGGTTTTGTGGTTAGCGAGTCCAAGGGAGGCAGTTCGTCAGAGGGACATGCTGTACAGACAAAAAACAGTTTACTTCTACAACATTCTCTTTGAAGTGAAACTAATAGAAGAATCAGgtgaaattttgattttttgacaTAATGAAGactttcaaggaaataaaaatggaacacAAAAAGAACCCTCTAGAACTCAAAGCAATATGAttgatttaaaattgtattaaagtaAGTCAAGAATGGTCACAAGAACTGAATTGGTGATCTGTATgatgaaatagaagaaatatttcacAGTGCAAAACAAAATACGCTGAAATGAACATTGTTAGCTGGGGGATGCTTCCTGCACTTTCCTCACGCTTTCATGAAAAGACTTCTGCTACACACTCCAAAAGGGAAAAGTACCTCTCCAAATAATGAGCTCAAGAATTAGAAGGAGGACACGTACAAGTTATAATTGTTATAATTAGAAATTTCTCAAAACTGAAGAGAAATATGAATTTTTACATTGAATGGATTCACCAAATCCCAGGCATATCcatgagagaaaacatttatCTAGATACAAAATGgtagaacaacaaaaaattccCAGGACAGAAAGGCATTATTAGGAGATCTAGGCAAAAGATACAAGTTCCAACAAACGAAAGAGTATCAAGCTAACATTAGACTCTCAAACTAACATTTGATCTTAATATCAAACTAATATCTGCAATTCTGGAAACTGGGAATGCAATacaataacttttttcttttgctgcgctgagtcttcgttgctctgacatggctttctctagttgcgggagCCGGGGCTACTCTGcattatggtgcacaggcttctcattgctatggcttctcttgctgtgaagccTAGGCTCTAGGGAGGCAGGATTCAGTAtttgcagcccacaggctcagtagctgcagcatgcgAGTACAACAATTTTTATGAACTTTTGAAGGAACTTCAACTTTGAATCAGATTCACAGACAGAGTGCAATTTCTATGTTAACACAAAAATTAAAGTGTAATTCAAGGGCAAGATGAAGTAAAATAGTCTGAAAGGGAAATGTCACACTCTACAGAGAAGCTGTAATGACTGATGCCataaaataaagcaacaaaatgaattttagtgttaaatttaatataaaaagaatttgaTTAAATGCTTAATCATACTTGGGGGATTTTACTGCAATTATCTGAGTCTTTCACAGTTCATGTAAGTAGAAATaagtaagaatattggaaattGATTAAGAGAGCAAAAACTTAATTTAGTAGGGAACATGGTCCTAGATTATACCCCCTAAACCCCCAGTTCATTAGCAAAAGGAAACCTTTACAACAGTCCCCAAATTAAAGAATAGCAGGCTCTGGTTTCTGACCATGATCCATTGAGACCAGCAATAaactacaaaaataataataataataaccaaaagAAATAAACCACCTGGAACATTCAGAACAAGAATATTAGACACTTCCTATGAAGATTTATTAGAACTTCCGTGGCCAAGCAGGCATGTGGTCATAAAGTTATATGACTGTTTCTCCAAGGGCTGGCACAGGGCAAAAATAAAGCCTAAGAAAGACACGATTGAGCTGGATCCAGTATGTCAGCTGGGTCCAAAGCCAGAACTTTAGGTCAAAGTATTCAGGGAAGTTTCTGTGCTTTCCCAGGATGCCCGTGTCACAAGCAGTGTCGTCATTACACTTCATCCACTCTGTGTGTCCGtatgtgttagtccctcagtcgtgtctgtctctttgcaaccccatgaggtatagcctgccaagctcctcagtccatgggattttccaggtaagaatactggagtgggttggcatttccttcttcctgacccagggatcaaactgggtctcctgcattgcaggcaaactctttaccatctgagccaccagagaagccctcgtCCACCCTGAGAACAGTGAATTTCTGATCATATCGGGCCCTCTGGAAGGGGGCCCGATATACAGTTGGAAGAGTCCTCTCTGCAACTCCTGTCTTGACCTCAGTGTTCCatggataaaataaataattctgacTACTTGATTCCAAAGATCCTAATTGTAAGAGTCTTTAGGATGTTATAATTTGtactaaaaatgtatttacttacttCATTAAACCATTGTTTTCTGTGTCCCTCTTAATCTAAGACCCTGGCCCTGGGAATGCAGTAGAGTCAGTTTCTGCCCACAATGCATTTTTCAGTTGGTTTAATGCAGTGTGATGAGGACCTGGATAGTGGAGGAGGGTCTAGGAACAGAGACTATAACACTCCAATGAGCGGGGTGAGACGGGGGCAAGGGTGAATCCTCTTGTTATATACTGCCATGATATTTTagctttttcttctgttcttctgCCTTCCCTCAGAGTGCCTAGGATAAGGTTCTGAGTTGTAAGTAATCAGTTAGTGCTACTGACTAAAGTATCCATGTTCCTTTATGCCTCTTGTTTCACTGCCAGTGCCCCAGCCCCCTGAGCCCCGCCCCATGGAGGCAAATAAAAATCTGAATCCAGAGCTCCATCCGAGAAGTTCTGGACTCTTGGATCTGACACTTCTTTTTCAAAGATCATGAAATTCTTGCTCCTTACTGTCTTTCTGATCCTGTTCCAGATGTTGCCAGGTAACCAGaaccaggaaagaaggaaaagagcacTAGGGTGGGGAACTGCCCATGAAAAGGATAATATCTTTCTGTCCATTCAGACAGGGTTTTCAGAGGCTTCTGAAATCTGCTTGACCTTATCAGAATTTACCTTTCCCAGGACAAGCCTGAGGTTCCATATTAAGAATATGTGTTTGGCCAGAATCCCCAGAGCCATGGAAAAGGGTTGGGTGGTACCACATAGTCCTTCGGTACTCAGGTGTAACCTTCGCAGGCAAAATTGACTTTGATACTTTGCACCAATCAATGTCCCAAGGGCCCGACTGAGCAGCTGTCTGGTTTCAGCTGTCTTTACATTCTCTGCCAGATCATGGGTCCTGGAGCGTATCTTAGACATTAAGTTCTATTATCCCTTCATGTGAAAGCCTGGGATGATAATAATGGAGCAGTCATGTGGAAGTGAGCACAGGTCCTTTCTGCTCCTTTCCAACTACTAAAGTCTATAATTTTGTTAATGATTTATAATGAGATTACACAAACACATGGCCAGAACTTTAAACTCCTGTTTATGAAGGTCTGAATAATTTTTAAGCAAGGTACCATTTACTTCATCTGTCTGATATTTGTAACCttttttctgtacatttataaatttatataaatatgtatgtacctATAGTTCTTTCTTAGCCAAAAAAAGTAGCTATATATTgctctaaaaattttttttcaacagtaTAAGGTGAATGTCTTTCTTGTCAGCACATAAAAATTGACCTGATTGCTCCTAGAAGTCTCTTAGTCCATCTTATGAAGAAATCATAATTTGTACATCCAACCCCTCCAAAGggtaaaatgtgattttttccccccaaatctttGATAAGACTAACAAAACTGCAACTGACTTCTTGCACATATATTTTTACTTACTTAGACAAAAGTTTCTAAATAAGTTCCTAGAGGTTAACTTGCTAGGTAGAATAAAAACAAGCTCTTAATTTAATTGATCTTGTCTGTTGcttttaatctccattttactTCCTCATTGATCTTTATGTTCTTCCTTTGATGGGGTATGTTTTtgtctgttcttctttttctaattttttaggtAATagtttaggttgtttatttgagatttttcctaATTCTTATTAAGCCTGCACCACTATGAACTTCCCTATTAGGAAGGAACTTCCTCTTAGGGAATTTCCTCTTAGGGAACCTTTTAGGGAAggttctattttcattttcatttgtctccacgtattttctggtttcttctttgatttcatttttgacccattgtttttttaatagcatGTTGGTTAGTCTCCATGTGAtcattcttttctgcttttctttctctgattgatttctagtttcatacaaTTGtggtcagacttccctggtggctcagtggtaaagaatctgcctgcaatgcaggaggcacaggagatgtgggttcagtccctgggttgggaagatcccctggaggagagcatggcaactgactccagtattcttgcctggaaaatctcatggacagaggagcctgggatactacagtccatagggtttcaaagagttggacatgactgagagactgagcatgcctgcacagttgtggtcagaaaagatgctcgagccaataaacacatgaaaagatgctcaacattgcttattattagataaatgtaaatcaaaactacaatgagatatcacctcacatcagtcaaaatgaccatcatcaaaaactctacaaagaataaatactggaaagggtgtggagaacaaggaaccctcctgcactgttggtgggaatgtaaacaaaTACAGTCTTtttgagaacagtatggagattccttaaaaaactaggaataaatctctaacatatgatccagtaaacccactactgggcatatactctgagaaaaccataattgaaaaagacacatgtaccccccaatattcattgcagcactatttacagtagctaggacatgtcgatgtccatcagcagatggatggataaagaatatgtggtacatattatacaatggaatattactcaaccataaaaagtaacaaatttgagtcagttgtagtgaggtggatgaacctagagcctcttatacagagtgaagtaaatcagaaagattaaagcaaatatcatatattaacacgtaCATGTGGAATTCAGAAAAATAGTACTgacaaacctatttgcagggacaaaatggagacgcagatgtagagaatggtcTTGTAGACaaagagggggaaggagagggtggacaaattgagaaaatagcatcaacacatatacactatcatgtgtaaaatagatagtaaatcaactatactccaatataatataaaaagtctttaaaaagaaaaaaaccagaaatatagcATGTACAGTACCTTGCTTTGCTTACAGAATCTCCTTTAATAGATAGGGTTATTATGAAGCTTACAGACATGGTTGCTCTAACTGTTATGACTATCTTCCTCAGTATCTGGAGATAATTGcccttttttcactctttttagtCTGCAGGGGCCGAAAATCTTGTTGGATCATTAAAGGACACTGCAGAAAAGACTGCAAATCTGGTGAACAGGTTAAAAAGCCATGTAGAAATGGTGACTATTGCTGTGTTCCAAGCAAAACAGATTCTCAACCACACAGACCAACTCAAGCAACTGCCAGAAAGTATCAAACTTTTACTGATAAGATGAAAAGTAATGCTCTTTTGGAGCAAATACCAGTAATCTTCCAATAGAAAGCAGAAAGTAGAATAAACTGGGgacttctcagaccagggattgttAACTTCAGTCTCTTTTACATGAGTCCATTAAAGCACATGAAAAACTCCCTGCTATCATTCGTCTCTGTCCTCACACGGCTGAATTTAATGGAAGAATCAATGCAAGTACAGCAAATGATATGTAAAATTGAGTAGAGAggtttttacctttttctttataGTTATTGTCATCACCTTTTCCTAGAACGGCATGAGGATGGTGAAGCATTCAGCAGTCACTTCCATCCATCTGCAGCAATACAGTTTTATGTCAAACAGTTTATGCTCAAGTCTGAAATGAATTATATTCTATGCCTGGGATTTAATAAAAGGTTTTTgatcattcaaaagaaaaaaagatgtgaagGTGTCCAAAACactgaaaataccctgatgtccCACTCCCACTAATAAATAATTCTAAACCAAACAATGATAAACAAATTAATTagaaggaaattcagaaaactTCCAATATTTCCCATgaaaatttcttcaaagaattcTTTTGAAAAGATCAAGCATCAAATTACTTCAGCCAATAAAAACACATTCCATTTCTTTCGCACCTGCTTCAAAAGTGCCCCATGTCAGTGGCGCTGTTCTCTCCATTTGGGCCTTGCCTTCCCAAAACAAGTTTGGGAAGCCTCAAGGAAATTCCTGGTTTTATGCTTGCCTTCTGGTTCAACATTAATACCtcctttgttttactttattttgccaATAGCTACCAGGACACTAAGAGTTTTTTTCATAAGTTAAAAGACACCTCAGATAAATGCATCCTGTTTATCACTCAACTTTGGTTGTAAACTTCTCTCTGACACAGGCTAACAGAGAAGAATACAGAGCCAAGAATTAAAACCCCTCACATATGATTAACTAATAATTCCACAATGGGGCCAAGAATAGTATATGCGGAAAGGATaagtctcttcaataaaagaatggtattgggaaaactggataaccacatgcaaaagaatgaaattggacccctctcttacaccactcacaaaaattaactcaaaattgattgaagatttaaatgtaagagatgaaactttcggagaaggcaatggcaccccactccagtactcttgcctggaaaatcccatggacggaggagcctggtaggctgcagtccatggggtcgctcagagtcggacacgactgagcgacttcactttcaaatttcactttcatgcattggagaaggaaatggcaacccactccagtgttcttgcctggagaatcccagggacgggggagcctggtgggctactgtctatggggtcacacagagtcagacacgactgaagtgacttagcagagtgGGAGTGCAAACTGGTTCAACCACTATGGATATatacctaaaggaaatgaaaacaaggtATCTAAGAGCTATTTGCTCTCCCAAGTTTATTCCAGCGttagtcacaatagccaagatacagaaacaacctaagtgtccctcaaggataaatggataaagaagatgtggtatacatatataatgaaaaagaaaaaaagtcctgTCACTTATGACCTCATGGATGGACCTTAAGGACATCATGCTAAGTAGATAAGTTATATAGAaagaatgtgttagtcactcagtcatatccaactctttgtgatcccatagactgtaccacaccaggctcctctgcctatgggattctccagacaagaatactggagtgggttgccattcccttctccagggaatcttcctgacccagggatcaaacccaggtctccctcattgcgggtagcttctttaccatctcagccaccaggggaacccTCAAATAAGACATATAGAGATAGGAGGATATCACCTAtgtgtggaaactaaaaaaagtcagactcataaaaaca belongs to Bos indicus isolate NIAB-ARS_2022 breed Sahiwal x Tharparkar chromosome 13, NIAB-ARS_B.indTharparkar_mat_pri_1.0, whole genome shotgun sequence and includes:
- the DEFB118 gene encoding defensin beta 118; protein product: MKFLLLTVFLILFQMLPVCRGRKSCWIIKGHCRKDCKSGEQVKKPCRNGDYCCVPSKTDSQPHRPTQATARKYQTFTDKMKSNALLEQIPVIFQ